The stretch of DNA GCTGCGGAGCCGCGGTCGGCGAGCGCCAGGGCGTACGTGAACGGCTTCGAGATGGACTGGATCGTGAACGGCAGGCGGGTGTCGCCGACCTCGTACACGTAGCCGTCCACGGTCGCGACGCAGATGCCGAACGAGTCGGGGGCGACCGCCGCGAGTTCGGGAATGTAGTCGGCGAGCTGTCCGCCGCGGTTCTCCCGGGTCTCGGTGAAGACTTTTCCGATCAGCGCGTCCACGACGGTGCTCATGAGAAGACCCTAGAGGGTGTCAACGGCGAAGTCGGGTGTTCCGCCGGTCCCGCCCGGCGGCGCAATTGTGTGAAGCCGGTCACGGCTGTGGCCGGAATGCCCGAGGACGAAGCCGCACCACGGGGCCGCCGCGACCGGTACCGTGTGTCCCGCCCTTCCGCGGCTCCGTAGACTGGTTCCACTGTGACGTGACACGAAGCCACGTGGCAGAGGCACGCAAGGCGGCGTGCATCACGGAGGGAGCGATCTCGTTGGGTGTTCTTGCCCGTATCCAGACGCCTGACGATCTTCGTCAGCTGAATCCGGCGGAGATGAAGCAGCTCGCGGCGGAGATTCGTGAGTTCCTCGTGCAGAAGGTCGCGGCGACCGGCGGTCACCTGGGCCCCAACCTGGGCGTCGTCGAGCTGACCCTCGCGCTGCACCGGATCTTCGAGTCGCCGGCCGACCCGATCGTCTTCGACACGGGCCACCAGGCGTACGTCCACAAGATCCTCACCGGCCGCAAGGACGATTTCGACTCGCTCCGCAAGCAGGGCGGCCTGTCGGGGTACCCGTGCCGGGCGGAGAGCGATCACGACTGGGTCGAGTCGTCGCACGCGTCCGCGGCGCTGTCGTACGCCGACGGCCTCGCGAAGGCCTTCGAACTGACCGGCCAGGCCCGGCACGTCGTCGCGGTCGTCGGTGACGGTGCCCTGACCGGCGGCATGTGCTGGGAGGCGCTGAACAACATCGCCGCAGGCAAGGACCGGTCGGTGGTCATCGTCGTCAACGACAACGGCCGCTCGTACGCCCCGACCATCGGTGGTCTCGCCGACCACCTCGCCGCCCTCCGGCTCCAGCCGGGTTACGAACGCATCCTCGACAGCGGCCGGCGGATGGTGAAGAAGCTTCCGTGGGTGGGGCGCACCGCCTACTCGGTCCTGCACGGGATGAAGGCGGGCCTCAAGGACGCTGTCGCCCCGCAGGTGATGTTCACGGACCTGGGCATCAAGTACCTCGGACCGGTCGACGGCCACGACGAGGCCGCGCTCGAATCCGCGCTACGCCGCGCGAAGGCGTTCGGCGGACCGGTCATCGTGCACGCCGTCACCCGCAAGGGCATGGGCTACGCGCCCGCCGAGAACCACGTGGCCGATCAGATGCATTCGACCGGCGTGATCGACCCGGTCACCGGTAAGTCGGCCGGATCGGCGTCCGCCGACTGGACGTCGGTGTTCTCCGCTGAGCTGATCGACCAGGCGAGCCACCGGCAGGACATCGTGGCGATCACCGCTGCCATGGCGGGCCCGACCGGCCTCGCCGCGTTCGGCGAGAAGTACCCCGACCGCATGTTCGACGTCGGGATCGCCGAGCAGCACGCCGTGACGTCGGCTGCAGGCCTGGCGCTCGGCGGCCTGCACCCGGTGGTCGCCGTCTACTCGACGTTCCTCAACCGTGCCTTCGACCAGTTGCTGATGGACGTGGCCCTGCTGAAGCTGCCTGTCACCCTCGTCCTCGACCGCGCGGGTATCACCGGCAGCGACGGCGCCAGCCACAACGGCATGTGGGACATGTCGCTGCTGGGCATCGTCCCCGGAATGCGGGTCGCGGCGCCCCGCGACACGGCCACCCTGCGGGAGGAACTGGCCGAGGCGCTGGCCGTCGACGACGGGCCGACCGCGCTCCGCTTCCCGAAGGGCACGGTCGGGGACGACGTGCCCGCCGTGAGCCGGCTCGACGGCGTCGTCGACATCCTGCACGCCCCGTCCGGTCGCAACGACGTGCTCATCGTGTCGGTCGGCGCGTTCGCCGGCCTCGCGCTCGCTGCCGCGGAACGTCTGGAACAGCAGGGCATCTCGGCGACCGTCGTCGACCCGCGGTGGGTGCTGCCGGTCCCGGAGTCGTTGCTGAAGCTCGCCGAGGACTCCACGATGGTGGTCACCGTCGAGGACAGCGGCCTGCACGGCGGTGTCGGTTCCACCGTGTCCGCCGCGCTGCGGGCCGCCGGGGTCGACGTGCCCTGTCGTGATCTCGGTGTTCCGCAACGGTTCCTCGACCACGCGTCCCGCGCGCAGATCCACGCCGAGCTGGGACTCACCGCGCAGGACGTCGCCCGGCAGATCACCGGGTGGTTCGCCGGACTCGGCAACCTGCGCCCCGGGCAGCAGAACGGTGTCGTCGCCGACCTCGACGCGCAGCGCGCGGAGAACCGCGGCCAGTAGCCCAGACGCCTCCACACGCGAATCCGGCCGAATCACAGTGTGATTCGGCCGGATCCGTAGGTGCCGGGGTCAGGTGTGCATCTCTTCGAGTTCCATCCCCTTCGTCTCCCGGACCTTCGCCCGGACGAAGAAGTAGGACAGCAACGCGAAGAACGCGAACAGTCCGTACAGGAACCACAGCCCCACCGAGCGGGTGAGCGGCGGGAACGACAGCGTGACCGTGAAGTTCGCGATCCAGTTCGCCGCTGTGCTGATGCCGAGGGCGTAGGCGCGCATGTTGTTGGGGAACATCTCGCCGAGCATCACCCACATGACCGGCCCCCAGGTCGCGGCGAAGAAGATGACGAACAGGTTGGCGCCGACCAGCGCGACCGCCCCCCACGGGCTGGGGAGCACGACGTCGTCGCCGCTGCCGGTCGCCTGGGAGAACGCGATCGCGGCCATGAGCAGGCTCAGGAACATGCCGAGCGAGCCCACCTCGAGCAGGACCTTGCGGCCGATCCGGTCGACGAACAGGATGGCGACGAACGTCATGCCCACGTTGATGATCGCGGTGATCACCGACGTGGTGAACGACTCGTTCTCGCTGAAACCCACCGACTTCCACAGCGTCGTGGAGTAGTAGAAGATCGCGTTGATACCCACGAACTGCTGGAAGATGGCCATGAAGATGCCGACCCAGACGATGGGCTGCAGCCCGAACCTCGGGCCGCGAATGTCGTCGAACGACGCCGTCGACTCGTGCCGGAGGGTGAGCCGGATCTCGGACACGCGCTCCTGTGGGTTCACCTCGCCGGTGATGTTCGCGAGGATGTCGGCCGCTTCCTGATCGAGGTGCTTGCCCACGAGGTACCGCGGCGATTCGGGGATCATCAGGGCGAGAACGCCGTACACGACCGCGGGGATCACGCCGACGATGAACATCCAGCGCCAGGCCTCGAGGTTGAGCCACAACTCGTTGGAGGCGCCGCCCGCGGCGTTCTGCAGTACCGCGTCCGACAGCAGCGCGGCGAAGATGCCGAGCGTGATGGCCAGTTGCTGCAGCGACGCCAGCGCGCCGCGGTAGCGGGCCGGCGCGATCTCCGAGATGTACGTCGGCGCAATGACCGACGCGATGCCGATGCCGAGGCCGCCGAGGACGCGCCACAGCATCAGGTCGGGGACGCTGAACGCGAGTCCGGACCCGAGTGAGGACACGACGAACAGCACCGAGCCGAGCAGCATCACTTTCTTGCGGCCCCAGCGGTCCGCGAGGCGACCCGCAAACCATGCGCCCACAGCACATCCGAGCAGGGCGATCGCTACGGCGAAGCCCGTGAAGAACGAACCCAGCTCGAAGTGGTCCTGGATGGAGTCGACGGCGCCGTTGATGACCGAGCTGTCGAAACCGAAGAGAAATCCACCCACCGCGGCGGCGACGGTGACGCCGATGACCTTCGCGGTGTGTCTTTCGGACATCTGCGTCATCGCATACCTGCTTTCGACGAGCGTTCCTGATGCGGGCACAACCGAA from Rhodococcus opacus B4 encodes:
- the dxs gene encoding 1-deoxy-D-xylulose-5-phosphate synthase is translated as MGVLARIQTPDDLRQLNPAEMKQLAAEIREFLVQKVAATGGHLGPNLGVVELTLALHRIFESPADPIVFDTGHQAYVHKILTGRKDDFDSLRKQGGLSGYPCRAESDHDWVESSHASAALSYADGLAKAFELTGQARHVVAVVGDGALTGGMCWEALNNIAAGKDRSVVIVVNDNGRSYAPTIGGLADHLAALRLQPGYERILDSGRRMVKKLPWVGRTAYSVLHGMKAGLKDAVAPQVMFTDLGIKYLGPVDGHDEAALESALRRAKAFGGPVIVHAVTRKGMGYAPAENHVADQMHSTGVIDPVTGKSAGSASADWTSVFSAELIDQASHRQDIVAITAAMAGPTGLAAFGEKYPDRMFDVGIAEQHAVTSAAGLALGGLHPVVAVYSTFLNRAFDQLLMDVALLKLPVTLVLDRAGITGSDGASHNGMWDMSLLGIVPGMRVAAPRDTATLREELAEALAVDDGPTALRFPKGTVGDDVPAVSRLDGVVDILHAPSGRNDVLIVSVGAFAGLALAAAERLEQQGISATVVDPRWVLPVPESLLKLAEDSTMVVTVEDSGLHGGVGSTVSAALRAAGVDVPCRDLGVPQRFLDHASRAQIHAELGLTAQDVARQITGWFAGLGNLRPGQQNGVVADLDAQRAENRGQ
- a CDS encoding sugar porter family MFS transporter, yielding MTQMSERHTAKVIGVTVAAAVGGFLFGFDSSVINGAVDSIQDHFELGSFFTGFAVAIALLGCAVGAWFAGRLADRWGRKKVMLLGSVLFVVSSLGSGLAFSVPDLMLWRVLGGLGIGIASVIAPTYISEIAPARYRGALASLQQLAITLGIFAALLSDAVLQNAAGGASNELWLNLEAWRWMFIVGVIPAVVYGVLALMIPESPRYLVGKHLDQEAADILANITGEVNPQERVSEIRLTLRHESTASFDDIRGPRFGLQPIVWVGIFMAIFQQFVGINAIFYYSTTLWKSVGFSENESFTTSVITAIINVGMTFVAILFVDRIGRKVLLEVGSLGMFLSLLMAAIAFSQATGSGDDVVLPSPWGAVALVGANLFVIFFAATWGPVMWVMLGEMFPNNMRAYALGISTAANWIANFTVTLSFPPLTRSVGLWFLYGLFAFFALLSYFFVRAKVRETKGMELEEMHT